CGGGCGCTCGCCGTCGAGCGTGTCACGTTCGTGGAAGGCGAAACCCGAAACACCGTGCCCGGTCACGACTTCCGCGCGCCTCTGGACTTCGTGCTGCTCGACGGCCCGCACGCGTATCCGCTGCCGCAGATCGAGTACGCCTACCTGGCGCCGAACTTGCGGATCGGTGGTTGGCTGGCGGTGGACGATATCCAGATCCCGTCGGTCCACGAGTTGTTCCGGTTCCTGGCCGAGGAGCCATCGTGGGAGCTGGATCGCGTGTCGGTGCGCACTGCCTTCTTTCGCAGGAAGAGCAATCGCTCGGGGGGGCCCGATGATTGGGCCGCGCAAGGGATGAATCGCCGGCCTGTGCTGCGCTACGCATGGCGGGATTGGGCCCGAAAGTGGCTTCGCCGTCAGTAGCCCCGGCCGATGCCCCGGTAGGTGAACCCCATCTCCGCCATCCGGTCCGGCTCGTAGATGTTCCGGCCGTCGACCAGCACACTCCCCCGCATCAGAGACTTCACCCGCGCCAGGTCGAGCTGCTTGAATTCATTCCAATCCGTGCAGAGCACCAGCGCGTCTGCGCCCGTCGCCGCTTCGTAGGCGTCCGCGCAGAAGGAGAGTTCCGGCATCAGCCGCCGCGCCACCTCCATCGAGACAGGATCATAGCCGCGCGCCTCGCCGCCTCCGGCCACTACGGATCGCGCGATTTCGAGCGACGGCGCGTCGCGCATATCGTCCGTGTTCGGTTTGAACGCCAGCCCGAGCAGACCCACGCGTTTGCCCTCGAGATTCGGGCCGATCAGTTCGCGGAGCTTGCGTAGCACCAGCCGCCGCTGATGCTTGTTGATCTCCATCACCGTCTGGAGCAGTTGCGGATGCTTTCCCTGCACGTTGGCCATGTAGGCCAGCGCCTTCACGTCCTTCGGGAAACAGGACCCGCCGTATCCGAGGCCGGCATCCAGAAACGAACGGCCGATCCGCGGATCGTACCCCATTCCCGCCGCCACTTCCTTCACATCCGCCCCGAGCGCCTCGCAGATGTTGGCGATTTCGTTGATGAACGAGATCTTCGTCGCCAGGAACGCATTCGAGGCGTACTTGATCATCTCGGCCGTGCGCAGATCGGTCACCACGATCGGTGCGCGTAGCGGCAGGTGCAAGTCCGCCACCTTGTGCGCCGCATCCTTGTCGAGCGAGCCCAGCACGATCCGCGCCGGGTTCATGAAATCCTGGATCGCCGCCCCCTCGCGCAGGAACTCGGGACAGGACACCACGCTGAACGGCGTATCGCCGGCGCGCTTGCCGCGGACGATGTCGGATACCCAGTCGCCGGTACCCACCGGAACCGTCGACTTGTTGACAATCACCAGCGGCTTTTTCATGTTCTCGGCGATCGCCTCGGCCGCCTTCCGCACATACTGGAGATCGGCTTCGCCGTCCACGCCTTCCGGCGTCCCCACAGCGATGATGGCGAAGTCGGCGTTCTCGAGCGCCTCGGCGTAGGAAGTGGTGAACCGCAGTCGACCCCGCGCCACATTGCGGCGCACCATTTCTTCGAGCCCGGGCTCATAAATCGGAAGAATACCCTCGTTGAGACGGGTAATTTTTTCCTGGTTGATATCGACGCCCGTTACCTTGTTACCCAGATCGGCGAAACAAGTGCCACTCACCAGCCCGACGTAGCCGACACCGACGACGCAGATTTCCTTCACAAACTCAAATTAGCACGGCTCCCGGCGTCCGCCCGGCTCAGATCGGCGCCGGCTCCGGGGCAATCGCAAGGAACCGGCGCACCAGATCGGCCGCCTTTCGCGCCCGCGCCTCTGCATATGCGGTTAGGCGCGAGCCCTCGCTGAACTCGAGCCCGGGAACGTGGCAAACGTAGGCGTGTCCGCGGAAGCAATACCGGGATCGCGCCAGATCGACGATTTCTGCGGCTTCTGCCGCACCGCAGGCCGGCTCCACCCATGGGTCGCCGAGTTCGCGCGACGAGTCGATGAACAGCACCTCGTCGGCCGGCGCGATCTCCTCGGCCAGGGCCTTGTCCAACTGCGAGACGTCGTGTACGAAAACGTTTGGCTCAGCGCCAAGAAGTTCCAGGACCCGGTGCGCGACGCCCTCGTCGCCTCTCCCGGTATCGCCGGCCGCGATCACAATCAATTGCATGGTGGGTCTCCTGTTTTCGTTCGTCGGTTGAGTCTCCCAACAAACGCCGCTGCAATCTGGATGCCAGACGGCGAAGCCCTTATTCCGCCTGATCTTTCTGTACGAGCTCCAGAAAAGCGCGAGCCGCGTGGCTCAACGCCCGGCGAGCGGGGAAGACGAGCCTGATGTTTCGTTCCACGTTGAGTTCCTCAACGCGTACCTCCCGCAATGCATGTTGCGCCAATTCCTGCTCAACGCACATTCGTGGCAGAAACGCCACTCCCTCATTACGTTGAACCAGACGCCGAATTGTCTCAATCGTAGGCATCTCGACGTCCATGTTTAATGGAACCTGATGCCTTTGGAACTCCCGGATCACAACTTCCCGGTAGGGTGAGACGACGTTGTGGGCCACAAACGTCTCCATACCCAGCTCCGATATCGAAACACTGGCCCTCCCGGCAAACCGGTGTTTCGGTGAAACGATAAATGCTAAGTGATCTTTGTATATCACAGAGGAAACCAGAGCGGAATCCCCTGGATCGAAGCTAAGCATCCCCAATTCGAGGTCTCCATCGATCAATTGTGCGGGTATTCTCGAGGACAGACTTCGCCGCACTTGTACCTTGACCTTTGGATACAGGCGCCGGTAGGCCTGGATGTGCTTCAACAGATACAACGACGTCGATTCGTTCGCTCCGATCGTCAACCGTCCGGTCGCGTTGTCGCGCAGTTCCTCGAGCGCTGTGCCCAGTTCCCGTTCCAGGTTCTCGAACCGCCGCGCGTACTCGGCCACGATTCGGCCCGCGTCGGTGAGCAACAGTTCCTTGGCCGACCGATCGATGAGCTTCTCCCCAAGCTCGTTCTCCAGCCGCTGCACCGCCAACGACACAGCCGGCTGCGTCCGCAGCATTTTCTCCGCGGCGCGCGAAAAGGATTTCTCGGTGGCCACGGCCAGGAATACCTTCAGGACATGTAGCTCCATATGCCGTATTTATTGAATTATAACAACTGCTTTCGGCTGCGCTGAATCCGGCTCGGTTGTAGTATGGAAGACGCCATGTCTTCCAAAAAGCCTGATTCGAGCGCCGGCGTCTCCCGCCGCGCCTTAACCGGCAGCGCGCTGGCCGGCCTTTCGATGGCTCCCGCCGCGGCCCAGAATGCCCCCATCAAACCTGGCGATCCGTTGAAGGTCACCAAGCTCGAAACCATCCTTGTAAAGCCGCGCTGGCTGTTCCTCAAGATTCATACAAACGCCGGCATCACGGGTCTCGGCGAGCCGATCACCGAGGGCCGCGCACTCACCTGCGCGCAGGCGGTGAAGGAGATCGAACCGTACCTCGTCGGAAAGGATCCCCGGCCGGTGGCTCATCACTGGCAGGCCATCTATCGCCACGCGTTTTACCGCGGCGGTCCGATTCTCACCAGCGTGCTCTCGGGCATCGACCAGGCGCTCTGGGATATCAAAGGCAAGGCGCTCGGCGTCCCCGTCCACGAGTTGCTGGGCGGCCCCACCCGCCACAAGCTCCGCGTCTATTCGCACGCCCGCACTCCGGACGCCATGCGCCGCGACATGGCCCAGGGATTCACGGCCTTCAAAACCGGGCCCGCCAAGCGCCGCGGCGTTTCCCGCTACGTCGACACGCCCAAGGATGTCGCCTACGCGGTGGAACGGTTCGCCGAACTCCGCAAGACCGTCGGCGACGAGATCGACATCGGCATCGATTTCCACGGCGCCATCTCACCGGCCACGGCCAAACTCCTCATCAAAGGCCTCGAGCCCTACAGCCCGATGTTCTGCGAGGAAGTAATCAACTGCCAGAACCACGACATCATGGCCGAGATCGCCCGCGGCACGCACCTGCCCATCGCCACCGGTGAGCGCGTGTTTACCAAGTGGGGATTCCGCGAGGTGCTCGAAAAGAAAGCCGCCACCATCCTCCAGCCGGACCTCTGCCATGCCGGCGGCATCACCGAAGTCCGCCTGATCGCTGGAATGGCCGAGGCCTACTACGCCTCCATCGCGCCGCACAATCCCCTCGGGCCCATCTCGCTAGCCGCTGGCGTGCAGATCGCCGCTTCGATTCCCAACTTCCTCATCCAGGAACAGGTCTCGCTCGGCGAAGGCTATATCAAGAATCCGTTCGCCGTGAAGAATGGGTACATCGACGTACCCAAGGCCCCCGGCCTCGGCATTGAACTCGACGAAAACGCTATGGCCGACAAGATCGGCCACGACTGGCGCAACCAGGAAACCTACGACGAAGACGGCTCCGTCGTCGACTGGTAGTCAAACTCCCGCAGCCGCCGCCACACGAGCGATACCGGCAGCCCGACTACATTGAAGTAGCAGCCCTCGATCCGGTCGACCCAGCGCGAAGCGACGCCCTGGATCGCGTACGCGCCCGCCTTGTCGCCCGGCTCGGCGGACGCGGCGTAGGCGGCCAATTCAGCCGGGGGAATTTCGTGGAATCGAACCCGAGTGACGGCGGCATCGGCAATGGTTCGGCTGCCCCGTCGCAGCGCGATCCCGGTAATCACCTCGTGCCACTGCCCGCTGAGCAATAGCAACATGCGCGCCGCGTCGCCGGGGCTTTCCGGCTTGCCGAGAATCTCGCTCCCACCTGCAACCACCGTCGTATCGGCCGCCAGTACGATCGTTCCATCGCCCTCAATGGCGGCGGCTTTGTCTACGGCAAGCCGCCGCACGTAGGCTTCGGGATTCTCACCGGCATGAACATCCTCCGGAACGTTCGCCGGGCGAACCACGAAATCGATTCCCGCCGCGCGCAGGATCTCGGCGCGCCGCGGCGATGCCGAGGCCAGTACGATCATTCGTACATGGTAGCGTCAGGCGGCAGTGGCGGCGCGAGTCACCAGCGGCGGCGGAATCATCGCCACGGAGGCGACGCGCCGCTCCGGCGCTGGGGCTCCTACCAGGCCTTGCATCTGCATCGCGTTCACCACGCTACGGCCCAATCCGTGGTTGGCGAACACCACGTAGGTCTGCTCGGAGAAGCGCGCCACGCGATCGATCCGCGCCTTCCAGTCGCTCAGTTCGCCGAGCGTGTACAGGTAGTCCTTGCCCGCCGCCTCCATCGCGACATCGTCTTCCGGCCGGCCGAAGTCTTCGTGCACAGCGCCGGCCACGCGGCCATGGAGTTTTACGTACCCGATGCGCCACGTGAGAAATGAAGACGGTCCGGCTGCACGCACCGTCTGCGGCTGATCGAGATTGCAATAGCCCACGTGGTAGTCGATCAGCGTCCCGATGCCTTCATCGCTCGCCCACGTGCGGTGGCGAAGCTCGGCCACCAGCGGTAGGTGATGGAAGGCGCGCCGTAGACGGATCAGGAAATCCTTGTTCTCTTCCGTGTACCGGAACGAGTAAGGAAACTGCATGAGTACGCAACCAAGCCTGCCCTGATCCGTCAACGGCTTCAGCCCCTCCGAGAATCGTTTCACCTCCCCCGAATCCAGGCTCCGCTCGTGCGTGAACAGACGGTTCAGCCGCGCGGTGAACTTGAAGCGGGAATTGTGGTCGACCTTGGAAACCCAGAGTTTCGCCAGCTCCGGCCGCACCATGTCCGTGAACGTCTGCGCGATCTCGATGGTATCGAAACGGTCAGCCAGGAATTCGATCGGATGGAACGACCGCGGATGCGGCCGCGGATAAACCCGGCCCTCCCAATCCTTGTAGGCCCACCCAGAGGGTCCGCAACGTAGTTCCGCCATGGCGACACCGGCTCCTTTCGAATACTGCGCTTCGCTGTTTCTTCGCCTTCAGAATACGTCTGTTTCCAGCCTGTGTCAATAGTCTTCTTCGTCTTTTCTTCGTTCTCCGTAACGAAGATTAAAGTGCCACCGAATCCGTAACCTTGCGTCCGGTATCCTCGCCTCCCCTTACATCCCCGTTACGACAGCGGGCGCTCTTCACCCCTCATCACCCAAACAGACGAGCGCCCGCTACTCCCACCCTGCAGGTTCTTTCCAAATCAATCAATCCACCCGGATCGCTACACCCGGCTTCGGTTCGCGCACTTTCTCCGCCATGGGCTCGGCCGCTGAGACGTCGATCGCCGCCGCATGCTTGCCACCGGCCGTCACCGCCTGACCCGGCATTACATCCTTCCGCAGCCAGCTTCCGTTCTCGCCGATGGTGTACTCGATCGTTTCGCGCTGCCCGGTGACGGTCACCAGGTTGATACTGACCGTGCCAGACGCCGGTGTCCCGGTGGTGAACAACGCTAGCGCCAGATGGTAAATATCCGCGGCAAGCGTCTCCCCCGGGCTGGCGACGATGTTCAGGTTTTCGTTCCCGGTCTCGCCTTCCGACGCCCAATCGGAGATCACCCTGCCTTCTTCGCTGCGCTCCACGGCGGCGCCACGCCGAACATATACGTCTACATCCACCGAGGGCACTGCGCTCCGCACCCGGACCTCCATGCGCGTCACGCCGGACGGCACGTCGATCGTGTAGCCCCAGTCGCCCGTGTACAGCGTCGGACGCTCCACGGCAGGAAGCTCGAATTTCAGCGGAGCGTTCGGAGTGAGCCGTCGCGGCGAGCCCGGAGTGGCCCCGCCGCCGTCGTTGGTCAGCACGGTGGCGACGACAGACCCCGTGGTCTGCACGCCGCTGGTGAACTGCGCCAACGCGATGAAGTACCGCCCGGGTTCGAGCGCTGGCCGGGAATCCGGCGTGATCGTGATCACCTCGTTGCCCGTGAGGCCGTCGCCGGCGAAGTCGGTAACCACATTGCCGTCCGCTACCACCGGCATCGCGCCGAACCGCACGAACAGATCCGTATCGGCGTTCGGCGTATCCGTGTTCAAGCGGACCTCGAGCCGGGTGGCGTTCTCCGGCACGTCGACATAATACCCGTATCCTCCGATGAAGAGGGTCCCGCCGTCGACAACCGGCAGTGTCCACGCGGCCGGCACACCGGAGCGCAGAGCCCGAGGCTCATCGGTCTGGCTTGGAGGCGGCGGCGCGTCGCCAGTGGTCACGGTAGCCACCAACGATGTGTCGATCGACGTGTTCGCCGTGAAGACGGCCAGGCGGAAATAGTATTCCCCGGCCCGCAGCGGAGGGTCGCTCGACGCGCCGATCACGATTGTCTCGTCGGCTGTATTGCCGGTGGAACGGTAGTCGGCCGTGACGCGGCCCGAGGCCACCGCCGGCGGCTGACCGGCGCGCCCGTACAGATCCACATCGACATTGGGTGTCGGCGACGACAACCGCACCTCGAGCCGCGTTGCACCCTCCGGCACAACCACCCGGTAGGATGTCCCCAGCAGCACGGCGCTCGTCACCGGCGCGATCGAAATATTGCGCGACACGCCGGACTCGAGGTCAACCACGGCTCCCGTGGGAGGCGGCGTGGCGCCGGTATTGCCACCCGTGATGCGGGCCGTGATCGTTCCGGAGATCACCACCCCTCGGGAAAAGAGCCCGATACCAACGAAATAGGTTCCAGCGCGCAGGGGCGGCTGGCTCGATTGATTGATCGTGATAGACTCCCGGCCATTGGGTCCGTCGGAGCGGTGATCGGCGACTACGTTGCCGTTGGTGAGCCCGATGTCCTCCTGGAAGCGCAGGTACAAATCCGCGTCATGGTCCGGATTGTCGGTAGCCAGTTCCACTTCGAGGACGCGCGCTCCCTCGGGAACCTGAATCGTGAAGCCCGACTCGCCGCGGAAAAGCGTTCCGCCCGTCACCGGCTGGAACGTAAAGCGCCGCGGCTGGCCCGGGACCAGCGACGTTCCTCCCCCCTGCGGCGGAGCGGTGACGCTGGCCGTGATCGATCCCGTAACGGTCGAATTCGGCGTGAACAGCGCCAGCGTGACGAAGTAGACGCCGGCCTGAAGCGCGGGCGTGCTTTGCGGCGTGATCGTCAACACCTCGTTGCCGGAGCGTCCCGGCGAACGAAAGTCGGCCACTACTCTACCATCCACAATCTCCGGCGCCTGCCCCCGCCGCACCCAGAACTCCACCTCGGCGCCGGCGCCGCCTGTGGCGATATTGATCGCGAGGCTTCCCGCGCCTTGCGGCACGTCAATGCGGTAGACGCCGCTGCCGGTGAGCAGCGTCGGTCCGGATACGGGCCCGATCGAAAAGGTTCGCGCCTCGCCGGAGACCAACGCCTCACCCCCCGGCGACGGAGGAGGGGTCGCGCCGCCTTCCGCATTGTTCGGGTCGAGATACTGCCGGAACAGCGGGAACATGTCCGAGAATCGCCCATAGTTGGCCGGGAACGGCCGGATTGCGCATGCCTCCTCCGACGTCTCGGTCTTAGGGCCGGAACTCAAGGCGCCCACGAGAACGCCCGGCTCACGAAACAGCCCCGAGCCCGAGGAGCCGCCCTCGATCAACCCGCCGTCGTACCGCACCGTGTAGTAGAAGTCCGGATTTGCTCCCGCCAATTGACCGCCGGTAATGCTGCGATGGCCGTGGGAGAAGCGCTTGTAGTCGCCCTTCGGGTGATGGACGCCGAACGCTTCGTCGCCGATATTGAGGACG
This DNA window, taken from Bryobacteraceae bacterium, encodes the following:
- a CDS encoding class I SAM-dependent methyltransferase, encoding MTSPPVDAALIAEAVRFHPWDAMSPAALAAIAELGPFDASAETGCGGSTIVLSHCARRHTAFAIEGENATISTLRRQRALAVERVTFVEGETRNTVPGHDFRAPLDFVLLDGPHAYPLPQIEYAYLAPNLRIGGWLAVDDIQIPSVHELFRFLAEEPSWELDRVSVRTAFFRRKSNRSGGPDDWAAQGMNRRPVLRYAWRDWARKWLRRQ
- a CDS encoding UDP-glucose/GDP-mannose dehydrogenase family protein yields the protein MKEICVVGVGYVGLVSGTCFADLGNKVTGVDINQEKITRLNEGILPIYEPGLEEMVRRNVARGRLRFTTSYAEALENADFAIIAVGTPEGVDGEADLQYVRKAAEAIAENMKKPLVIVNKSTVPVGTGDWVSDIVRGKRAGDTPFSVVSCPEFLREGAAIQDFMNPARIVLGSLDKDAAHKVADLHLPLRAPIVVTDLRTAEMIKYASNAFLATKISFINEIANICEALGADVKEVAAGMGYDPRIGRSFLDAGLGYGGSCFPKDVKALAYMANVQGKHPQLLQTVMEINKHQRRLVLRKLRELIGPNLEGKRVGLLGLAFKPNTDDMRDAPSLEIARSVVAGGGEARGYDPVSMEVARRLMPELSFCADAYEAATGADALVLCTDWNEFKQLDLARVKSLMRGSVLVDGRNIYEPDRMAEMGFTYRGIGRGY
- a CDS encoding LysR family transcriptional regulator, with protein sequence MELHVLKVFLAVATEKSFSRAAEKMLRTQPAVSLAVQRLENELGEKLIDRSAKELLLTDAGRIVAEYARRFENLERELGTALEELRDNATGRLTIGANESTSLYLLKHIQAYRRLYPKVKVQVRRSLSSRIPAQLIDGDLELGMLSFDPGDSALVSSVIYKDHLAFIVSPKHRFAGRASVSISELGMETFVAHNVVSPYREVVIREFQRHQVPLNMDVEMPTIETIRRLVQRNEGVAFLPRMCVEQELAQHALREVRVEELNVERNIRLVFPARRALSHAARAFLELVQKDQAE
- the dgoD gene encoding galactonate dehydratase, which gives rise to MSSKKPDSSAGVSRRALTGSALAGLSMAPAAAQNAPIKPGDPLKVTKLETILVKPRWLFLKIHTNAGITGLGEPITEGRALTCAQAVKEIEPYLVGKDPRPVAHHWQAIYRHAFYRGGPILTSVLSGIDQALWDIKGKALGVPVHELLGGPTRHKLRVYSHARTPDAMRRDMAQGFTAFKTGPAKRRGVSRYVDTPKDVAYAVERFAELRKTVGDEIDIGIDFHGAISPATAKLLIKGLEPYSPMFCEEVINCQNHDIMAEIARGTHLPIATGERVFTKWGFREVLEKKAATILQPDLCHAGGITEVRLIAGMAEAYYASIAPHNPLGPISLAAGVQIAASIPNFLIQEQVSLGEGYIKNPFAVKNGYIDVPKAPGLGIELDENAMADKIGHDWRNQETYDEDGSVVDW
- a CDS encoding Maf family protein, which encodes MIVLASASPRRAEILRAAGIDFVVRPANVPEDVHAGENPEAYVRRLAVDKAAAIEGDGTIVLAADTTVVAGGSEILGKPESPGDAARMLLLLSGQWHEVITGIALRRGSRTIADAAVTRVRFHEIPPAELAAYAASAEPGDKAGAYAIQGVASRWVDRIEGCYFNVVGLPVSLVWRRLREFDYQSTTEPSSS
- a CDS encoding DUF72 domain-containing protein, with translation MAELRCGPSGWAYKDWEGRVYPRPHPRSFHPIEFLADRFDTIEIAQTFTDMVRPELAKLWVSKVDHNSRFKFTARLNRLFTHERSLDSGEVKRFSEGLKPLTDQGRLGCVLMQFPYSFRYTEENKDFLIRLRRAFHHLPLVAELRHRTWASDEGIGTLIDYHVGYCNLDQPQTVRAAGPSSFLTWRIGYVKLHGRVAGAVHEDFGRPEDDVAMEAAGKDYLYTLGELSDWKARIDRVARFSEQTYVVFANHGLGRSVVNAMQMQGLVGAPAPERRVASVAMIPPPLVTRAATAA
- a CDS encoding PPC domain-containing protein: MRMQKPAALSALLLAAFTANAQDVTLGPRVYRAKETTARRAALPSRIHSMRAPVAYRMEPLAPADIAPIGKTIAPRTGVHRALSPAALRTGGWETLDGGGKLWRWATESPEAAGLRVHFTAFNVGEGTVWVHDGSGADAEIHGPYTDRGLYGDGDFWSDVVLSSRVVVEYQPAPGTAVVNASEPPFRIAAVSHLFGDSPLFQGPLAAMASPAVKAAAAPCHLDVTCFPEWANTARSVAHIVFEEDGNSFVCSGTVMNSRPENNIPYFLTADHCVSTETVARTVQAFFLYQTTECNGPPASRRDAQRTLGAHYLTGTGVARGDFSLIQLNSVPDGTIFSGWSTTVLNIGDEAFGVHHPKGDYKRFSHGHRSITGGQLAGANPDFYYTVRYDGGLIEGGSSGSGLFREPGVLVGALSSGPKTETSEEACAIRPFPANYGRFSDMFPLFRQYLDPNNAEGGATPPPSPGGEALVSGEARTFSIGPVSGPTLLTGSGVYRIDVPQGAGSLAINIATGGAGAEVEFWVRRGQAPEIVDGRVVADFRSPGRSGNEVLTITPQSTPALQAGVYFVTLALFTPNSTVTGSITASVTAPPQGGGTSLVPGQPRRFTFQPVTGGTLFRGESGFTIQVPEGARVLEVELATDNPDHDADLYLRFQEDIGLTNGNVVADHRSDGPNGRESITINQSSQPPLRAGTYFVGIGLFSRGVVISGTITARITGGNTGATPPPTGAVVDLESGVSRNISIAPVTSAVLLGTSYRVVVPEGATRLEVRLSSPTPNVDVDLYGRAGQPPAVASGRVTADYRSTGNTADETIVIGASSDPPLRAGEYYFRLAVFTANTSIDTSLVATVTTGDAPPPPSQTDEPRALRSGVPAAWTLPVVDGGTLFIGGYGYYVDVPENATRLEVRLNTDTPNADTDLFVRFGAMPVVADGNVVTDFAGDGLTGNEVITITPDSRPALEPGRYFIALAQFTSGVQTTGSVVATVLTNDGGGATPGSPRRLTPNAPLKFELPAVERPTLYTGDWGYTIDVPSGVTRMEVRVRSAVPSVDVDVYVRRGAAVERSEEGRVISDWASEGETGNENLNIVASPGETLAADIYHLALALFTTGTPASGTVSINLVTVTGQRETIEYTIGENGSWLRKDVMPGQAVTAGGKHAAAIDVSAAEPMAEKVREPKPGVAIRVD